A region from the Vibrio rumoiensis genome encodes:
- a CDS encoding GNAT family N-acetyltransferase yields the protein MIIEQGTIEEILAIDKRIPEFDGRTTRNKLESRLADKPHLILIAKLEGELAGYKVGYQRNSGESSSGEFYSWLGGVIPQYRNQGIATALRQYQEQWAQQSGYTSIGVKSMNRYPNMLHLLISSGYQIMGYESGNAKGEGKIVFYKSLI from the coding sequence ATGATCATTGAACAGGGCACTATTGAAGAGATTCTTGCAATCGATAAGCGTATCCCAGAATTCGATGGCCGTACTACTCGAAATAAGTTGGAATCTCGTTTAGCGGATAAACCACACCTTATTTTGATCGCAAAACTCGAAGGTGAATTAGCCGGCTACAAGGTTGGATATCAACGAAATTCGGGCGAATCAAGTTCAGGTGAATTTTACAGCTGGTTAGGTGGCGTTATACCGCAGTATCGTAACCAAGGTATCGCCACTGCTTTACGGCAATACCAAGAGCAATGGGCGCAACAATCGGGTTATACATCGATAGGGGTGAAATCGATGAACCGTTATCCGAATATGCTGCATTTATTAATATCCAGCGGTTATCAAATCATGGGTTATGAAAGTGGCAATGCCAAAGGTGAAGGCAAGATTGTGTTTTATAAATCGCTGATATGA
- a CDS encoding MetQ/NlpA family ABC transporter substrate-binding protein — protein MTIKKTITKLALLFPLALGLSACGQEEKTEVIRVGATVGPHAQVVEAVAEEAAKQGLKVEVVTFSDYITPDAALVDGSIDLNSYQHQPFLNNFNDNNKKAHLVSIGRSILMRMGIYSDKYQSLADLPQKATITIPNDPTNSGRALLLLAEAKLITLKPGLGSKATVYDITENPKQLEFIEMDAAQLPRTLTDADASVITMNYVMSSGLDPKKQGIYFEPKDAELAVMIIAAREADKDNPTYKKFVEIYHSQPVRDFIQTTFKGTIEPAF, from the coding sequence ATGACAATCAAGAAAACCATCACCAAACTCGCGTTACTTTTTCCTTTGGCATTAGGGTTAAGCGCTTGCGGGCAAGAAGAAAAAACAGAAGTCATTCGCGTTGGCGCAACCGTAGGACCACACGCTCAAGTGGTTGAGGCGGTTGCAGAAGAAGCCGCGAAGCAAGGGTTAAAAGTGGAAGTGGTGACATTTTCCGATTACATCACACCAGATGCCGCGCTCGTTGATGGCAGCATCGATTTAAACAGTTATCAGCACCAGCCTTTTTTAAACAACTTTAATGATAACAATAAGAAAGCACACTTAGTGTCTATCGGTCGCTCGATTTTGATGCGCATGGGGATTTATTCAGATAAGTATCAATCACTGGCCGATTTACCTCAAAAAGCGACCATCACTATTCCGAATGATCCAACCAATAGTGGCCGAGCTTTATTGCTATTAGCCGAAGCAAAACTCATTACTTTAAAGCCCGGTTTAGGCTCTAAAGCGACCGTATACGATATTACCGAGAACCCAAAACAGCTTGAGTTTATAGAAATGGATGCCGCGCAATTACCAAGAACCTTAACGGATGCGGATGCTTCGGTGATCACCATGAACTACGTGATGTCTTCAGGGCTCGACCCAAAAAAACAGGGCATCTACTTTGAGCCTAAAGATGCGGAACTGGCGGTAATGATCATCGCCGCACGAGAAGCGGATAAAGATAACCCAACCTATAAAAAGTTTGTTGAAATCTATCACTCACAACCCGTGCGTGATTTCATTCAAACCACCTTTAAAGGCACCATTGAGCCTGCGTTTTAA
- a CDS encoding cytosolic protein, translated as MKLLYRLDEWISLPENEQQARLPLSGSSQLDDVFVRYQLVDLNKPLLFTFSPSGTDVKERDLHDNFSPWGYELTQQHQVNVVAFQHLGMSNWFRSPNLIYFLEQLSMLLTPFKLRLGYGLSRGGFAIGAFANLLKLDHVLLFYPVSTKNQSLVPWDDRSSTALAQQFDWQGAYHDRDLGNAQGYIIYDPTNDIDRLHAERYPKLTHFTVVGMGHGIHPNNLDRRDFYNQMVEQFIHRQHIDISRFDEQVKIQFLKED; from the coding sequence ATGAAACTACTGTATAGGCTGGATGAATGGATTTCTCTTCCTGAAAATGAGCAACAAGCTCGACTTCCTCTCTCTGGCAGTAGCCAACTTGATGATGTGTTTGTTCGCTATCAACTGGTGGATTTAAATAAGCCGTTATTGTTTACCTTCTCGCCTTCTGGCACGGATGTGAAAGAGAGAGATTTGCATGACAACTTCTCTCCTTGGGGTTATGAACTAACCCAACAACATCAAGTGAATGTGGTTGCTTTTCAGCACCTTGGAATGAGTAATTGGTTCCGTAGCCCTAATTTGATTTATTTCCTTGAGCAACTTTCGATGTTGCTGACACCTTTCAAACTTCGTTTGGGTTATGGCCTCAGCCGTGGTGGCTTTGCGATTGGTGCTTTTGCCAATTTGCTTAAATTGGATCATGTTCTGTTGTTCTACCCTGTCAGCACCAAAAATCAATCACTGGTGCCGTGGGATGACCGTTCTAGTACGGCACTGGCTCAACAATTTGATTGGCAGGGTGCTTATCATGACCGTGATCTCGGCAATGCTCAGGGTTATATCATTTATGATCCGACCAATGATATTGACAGACTTCATGCCGAGCGTTACCCCAAATTAACCCATTTTACGGTGGTGGGAATGGGGCACGGAATCCACCCAAATAATTTAGACAGGCGAGATTTTTATAATCAGATGGTCGAGCAATTTATTCATCGACAACACATAGATATTTCTCGGTTTGACGAGCAAGTCAAAATCCAGTTTTTAAAAGAGGACTGA
- a CDS encoding cytosolic protein produces the protein MKLLYWLDEWSALDKQEQQARLPITGEDLLDDVFVKYQFVDINKPLLFTFSPAGTNVQEQDLHADFAPWGYSLAHKQGVNIIAFQHLGKSNWFRSRNLIFFLEQLSSLLTPFESRLGYGLSRGGFAIGAFAKLLQLNQVLLFHPVSTKNKTLAPWDDRSSTDIAQQFDWQGDYHDLDLGEAEGYIIYDPTNEIDRLHAKRYPQLTHLRVFGMGHGTHATYLNKFGFYKQVAVDFIRHQQIDIGQFRHQTKTLRLKEEYYDTLNKANANSSHRLGLLSTAHNVLIDEKKAHVKEHKKTIDIQPLVDIAIKHQQDNPQDAVQLLELAQQIAPDNVLVEHKLQQLS, from the coding sequence ATGAAGTTACTGTATTGGTTGGATGAATGGTCTGCGCTTGATAAACAAGAGCAACAAGCGAGACTCCCAATAACAGGAGAAGACTTACTAGACGATGTGTTTGTGAAATATCAATTTGTCGATATCAATAAACCACTGTTGTTTACCTTCTCGCCAGCCGGTACCAATGTACAGGAACAAGATTTGCACGCCGATTTCGCGCCTTGGGGTTACAGCCTTGCACATAAACAAGGGGTCAACATTATTGCTTTTCAGCACTTAGGTAAAAGTAATTGGTTCCGTAGTCGTAATTTGATTTTCTTTCTTGAGCAATTGTCGAGCTTACTTACTCCGTTTGAATCACGGTTAGGCTATGGTTTGAGTCGTGGTGGCTTCGCCATTGGGGCTTTCGCAAAATTATTGCAACTCAACCAAGTCTTATTGTTTCATCCCGTTAGTACCAAAAATAAAACCTTAGCGCCTTGGGATGATCGCTCAAGTACCGACATCGCGCAGCAGTTTGATTGGCAAGGGGATTATCACGATTTGGATCTGGGAGAGGCGGAAGGCTATATTATTTATGATCCGACCAATGAAATCGATCGTTTGCATGCCAAGCGATACCCACAGCTGACGCATTTACGAGTGTTCGGCATGGGGCATGGCACTCACGCCACCTATCTAAATAAGTTTGGTTTTTATAAGCAAGTGGCGGTGGATTTTATTCGCCATCAACAAATCGATATTGGTCAATTTCGCCATCAAACCAAAACCTTGCGCTTAAAAGAAGAATATTACGACACCCTCAATAAAGCGAATGCCAACTCATCCCATCGCTTAGGCTTATTGAGCACCGCGCACAATGTGTTGATTGATGAGAAGAAGGCGCACGTAAAAGAGCATAAAAAGACCATTGATATTCAGCCACTGGTGGATATTGCAATTAAACATCAACAAGATAATCCGCAAGATGCGGTCCAGCTATTAGAGCTTGCTCAGCAGATTGCCCCTGATAATGTGTTGGTTGAGCATAAGTTGCAGCAGTTATCTTAA
- the yjjG gene encoding pyrimidine 5'-nucleotidase, translated as MKYDWIFFDADETLFHFDAFKGMQLMFSRKGVDFTEQDFATYQEVNKPLWVDYQNGDITADELKHTRFDSWAQRLNTTPAELNSAFLEAMADICAVLPGAKELMEAITGKAKVGIITNGFTDLQAIRLARTGMDSYVDQVIISEEVGTAKPDRIIFEHALQRAGNPCKSKVLMVGDNLHSDILGGINFGIETCWLNHHGAAATDGINPHYTVSSLTELQAILEA; from the coding sequence ATGAAGTACGATTGGATTTTCTTTGACGCCGACGAGACCCTCTTCCATTTTGACGCCTTCAAGGGCATGCAACTGATGTTTTCACGCAAAGGTGTCGACTTCACAGAACAAGATTTTGCCACCTACCAAGAAGTGAATAAGCCGCTTTGGGTGGATTATCAAAATGGCGACATCACCGCCGATGAACTTAAGCACACTCGCTTTGATTCATGGGCGCAGCGACTTAATACTACGCCAGCGGAACTCAACTCTGCCTTTTTAGAAGCGATGGCCGACATTTGTGCGGTGCTACCCGGTGCTAAAGAGTTAATGGAAGCGATTACAGGCAAGGCGAAAGTTGGCATTATCACCAACGGATTTACCGATTTACAAGCGATTCGATTGGCTCGTACCGGCATGGATAGCTATGTTGACCAAGTGATCATTTCAGAAGAAGTGGGCACCGCCAAACCAGACCGCATCATTTTTGAGCATGCCCTACAACGCGCGGGCAATCCATGTAAATCAAAAGTGTTGATGGTGGGTGATAACCTGCATTCCGATATTCTTGGCGGCATCAATTTTGGTATTGAAACTTGTTGGTTAAACCATCACGGCGCTGCGGCAACCGATGGTATTAACCCACACTACACCGTGAGTTCATTAACCGAACTTCAAGCTATTCTAGAAGCCTAA
- a CDS encoding DUF2938 domain-containing protein: MSILSIIVLGIGATICMDIWALIQQRLFGIPPLNYALVGRWIYCLTEGKLMHRSIIQTPKKPKEKALGWALHYLIGVMFVVGHVSIFGQAWLNNPSLTPALFTSTLTLILPFFIMQPCFGFGIAASRTPTPWRARVLSLMAHTSYGLGLFLCALLFKNSQL, translated from the coding sequence ATGAGTATTTTATCAATCATTGTTCTAGGCATAGGAGCAACCATTTGCATGGATATTTGGGCATTAATACAGCAACGTTTATTCGGTATTCCGCCCCTCAATTATGCGCTCGTCGGTCGTTGGATTTATTGCTTAACCGAAGGAAAACTGATGCATCGTTCTATCATCCAAACGCCAAAAAAGCCGAAAGAAAAAGCGCTGGGTTGGGCATTACATTATTTGATTGGTGTGATGTTTGTTGTCGGGCATGTATCCATCTTTGGACAAGCATGGTTAAACAACCCTAGCCTGACGCCAGCACTGTTCACTTCAACACTCACATTAATATTGCCATTTTTCATCATGCAACCATGCTTTGGTTTTGGCATCGCAGCCAGCCGAACCCCAACCCCATGGCGAGCACGCGTGTTGAGTTTGATGGCTCACACTAGCTATGGGCTCGGCTTATTTCTCTGCGCTTTATTATTCAAAAATAGCCAACTGTAA
- a CDS encoding helix-turn-helix domain-containing protein codes for MDIAEVSHLSGFAPSTLRYYEKLGLIYSTGRNGLRRQYSPSVLNKLNIISLGQMAGLSLSEVAMMFNTKDELVINRETLRQKVHDIDQQIIRLKSVRESLHHVVSCPHESHLECDSFQALLKSARSLKA; via the coding sequence ATGGATATTGCGGAAGTGTCTCATTTGTCAGGTTTTGCCCCATCAACGCTGAGATATTATGAAAAGTTGGGTTTGATTTATTCCACAGGGCGCAATGGGTTAAGGCGTCAATATTCGCCTAGTGTGTTGAATAAATTAAATATTATTTCGCTAGGACAGATGGCAGGGTTATCACTTTCAGAGGTCGCCATGATGTTTAATACAAAGGATGAGTTGGTCATTAATCGCGAGACTTTGCGACAAAAAGTACACGATATTGATCAGCAAATTATCCGTTTAAAATCGGTGAGGGAGAGTTTACATCATGTGGTGAGTTGCCCGCATGAATCGCATTTAGAGTGCGATTCTTTCCAAGCTTTGCTGAAATCGGCAAGATCTTTGAAGGCATAA
- a CDS encoding MarR family winged helix-turn-helix transcriptional regulator, with the protein MDKHEEVLIAIRQIIRAIDLHSRQLNKELGLTGPQLLLMRSIRDSGEVTIRQLSMNTNMSQATATTIIDRIEKRGLVKRQRSQLDKRKVHAYLTEEGAKLLEKAPLPLQDHFIQRFQNLDSWEQSLLLSSVQRISKMMNAADLDVAPLLEVGNIAHHQGTPSS; encoded by the coding sequence ATGGATAAACATGAAGAAGTTCTGATCGCGATTCGTCAGATCATTCGTGCAATCGACCTACATTCACGACAATTAAATAAAGAGCTTGGTTTAACCGGCCCACAGTTGCTACTTATGCGTTCAATTCGTGATTCTGGTGAAGTCACCATTCGTCAGTTATCAATGAACACCAATATGAGTCAAGCAACCGCCACCACGATTATCGATCGTATCGAAAAGCGCGGTTTAGTTAAGCGCCAACGTAGTCAATTGGATAAACGTAAAGTCCACGCCTACTTAACCGAAGAAGGTGCGAAGCTACTTGAAAAAGCGCCACTACCGTTGCAGGACCACTTTATTCAACGTTTCCAAAATCTCGATTCTTGGGAACAATCATTACTGCTTTCTTCAGTGCAACGCATTTCAAAAATGATGAACGCAGCCGATCTTGATGTCGCGCCACTACTTGAAGTGGGAAATATTGCCCATCATCAAGGAACCCCAAGCAGTTAA
- a CDS encoding alkaline phosphatase family protein has product MKLVSLWAMATLTGLKVSLVHAESVSNIPVVAPLYYSGTLIKNNILNQFDTTISTGRDVTAFTIAGMTLDAYILTLPLDVETKSRVIKRLSNPFYSISLGHFLYVFYDQYSRAENQDQFRKYLFNHYSSSQLAGWQHSLFRLDEETSKIAEEELSDDVERREGVTMNRQFFAMLVSIYDELFNNDDWELAKSLPDHYQYLTHSPKDLATIEHVQSLLIGELAKYANSMPQGEMKAAMNAILDDAQPANKDKVNNKAQALTITLIDFVRMNVLKAYRQYVQPTQRADVFTEWMQDKLDENPDELIAYLQSRQNRPRAVQIVVDGLSQGLMEGLSQSKSSPYLQQALKQDQVFKDYKPTSATAKPEHIPQHRFLKQLTSQGENDPNYLPFFKRLYQLHGNGIASDGISSTPTISVRNLPIVKTGAAVAGKGGTGIPNFHFVDRQQDRAYYFFGNDALQLEPLTEQRGMKTMFDRLNYLKTMNCNAQYDWNAQLSFDALVNLGLGESIRDFGEQRCILELKRRAQVETVVAEKRKNLIKELKAYQELGGWRVLTKISQKGVLNDQIAELATLNEQAMPDYLLMYNPWPDHFAHFKGPFGDEIISPTGELNRLDFWLGQLDDVYQQAGIHPQTLWGMAGDHGLSAVHYTLSPEKVVLEGLKKQGVELKVLKISSDEGEGPKMTNALNYPSNKGVDVVIASTAGGNYMMDFFNSKRGWKVQPLYEELAQFTPISGGKTINMIDEIAYRLRESLDYLVVRESDCLPEHCAVRVVGYRHGKLKNEVITRVGDHISYQSADGKNEPELLSVAHSNPYKAALTNEQVKRKQVLMQTCMAQKGCIRSQWRELTAMSARPDSVMQLIHLYEDDRAGTVNLFPKDGFGYNTLVPGRHAGETYLEKDAFIGFWKEGMQPKVRLGAVDNGSLAPTLFEYLTGKPVEVGVDGWGYPSVLKSLQQ; this is encoded by the coding sequence ATGAAGCTTGTCAGTTTGTGGGCGATGGCCACTTTGACTGGCCTCAAGGTGTCGTTAGTGCATGCGGAGAGTGTGTCGAATATTCCGGTTGTTGCGCCTCTTTATTACAGTGGTACTTTAATAAAAAATAATATTTTAAATCAGTTTGATACGACTATTTCAACGGGAAGAGATGTTACTGCATTTACGATTGCAGGCATGACATTAGATGCTTATATTCTGACACTTCCTCTTGATGTTGAAACCAAAAGTAGAGTAATTAAACGCCTTTCTAACCCTTTTTATAGTATCTCTTTAGGCCACTTCCTCTACGTTTTTTATGATCAATACAGCCGAGCAGAAAACCAAGACCAATTTCGAAAATATTTATTTAATCATTATTCTTCTTCTCAATTAGCAGGCTGGCAGCATTCTCTTTTTCGTCTGGATGAAGAGACATCTAAAATAGCAGAAGAAGAATTAAGCGATGATGTTGAACGCCGTGAAGGGGTGACGATGAATCGTCAGTTTTTCGCGATGTTAGTGAGTATTTATGATGAACTCTTTAATAATGATGATTGGGAATTAGCGAAGTCGTTACCCGATCATTATCAATATCTTACTCACTCACCAAAAGACCTCGCCACTATTGAGCATGTTCAATCTTTATTGATAGGAGAACTTGCGAAATATGCGAACAGCATGCCTCAAGGTGAGATGAAGGCGGCAATGAATGCCATTTTGGACGATGCTCAACCTGCGAATAAAGATAAGGTAAACAATAAAGCGCAAGCATTAACGATCACGTTAATCGATTTTGTTCGTATGAATGTTTTAAAAGCTTATCGTCAATATGTTCAGCCGACACAACGTGCCGACGTTTTCACTGAATGGATGCAAGATAAGCTAGATGAAAACCCTGATGAGTTAATTGCTTATTTACAATCACGACAGAACCGACCAAGAGCCGTTCAAATTGTCGTTGATGGTTTAAGCCAAGGTTTAATGGAAGGATTGTCACAATCTAAAAGTAGCCCTTATTTGCAACAAGCACTCAAGCAAGATCAGGTATTTAAAGATTATAAACCCACGAGTGCGACGGCCAAGCCAGAGCATATACCTCAACATCGTTTTCTGAAGCAATTGACCTCTCAAGGTGAAAATGATCCTAACTATTTACCCTTTTTTAAGCGTTTGTATCAACTACACGGTAATGGCATTGCCAGTGATGGTATTTCATCGACTCCAACAATTAGTGTTCGTAACTTACCCATCGTGAAAACTGGTGCTGCAGTTGCTGGTAAAGGCGGAACAGGGATCCCTAATTTCCATTTTGTAGATAGACAACAAGATCGTGCTTATTACTTTTTTGGTAATGATGCTTTGCAATTGGAACCTTTAACCGAGCAACGTGGTATGAAAACCATGTTCGACCGTTTAAATTATTTGAAAACGATGAACTGTAATGCTCAATATGATTGGAATGCACAACTTAGTTTTGATGCGCTGGTGAATTTAGGGCTTGGTGAATCGATACGCGATTTTGGCGAACAACGTTGCATATTAGAGTTGAAACGAAGAGCGCAAGTTGAAACGGTGGTAGCGGAAAAACGAAAAAACTTAATTAAAGAACTCAAAGCCTACCAAGAGCTGGGTGGTTGGAGAGTGCTGACCAAGATAAGCCAAAAGGGTGTGTTGAATGACCAAATTGCTGAATTAGCCACACTGAATGAGCAAGCTATGCCCGATTACTTGTTAATGTATAACCCATGGCCGGATCATTTTGCTCATTTTAAAGGGCCATTTGGTGATGAAATCATAAGCCCAACGGGAGAGCTTAATCGATTAGACTTCTGGTTAGGGCAACTTGACGACGTTTATCAGCAAGCCGGTATACATCCACAAACATTATGGGGTATGGCTGGAGATCACGGATTGTCTGCGGTTCATTATACGCTGAGCCCAGAAAAAGTAGTCTTGGAAGGTTTGAAAAAACAAGGCGTTGAACTGAAAGTGTTAAAAATTTCCTCAGATGAAGGTGAAGGGCCTAAAATGACTAACGCTTTGAATTACCCGAGTAATAAAGGGGTGGATGTTGTGATCGCATCAACCGCTGGTGGTAATTATATGATGGACTTTTTTAATTCGAAACGAGGATGGAAAGTTCAGCCGCTTTATGAAGAATTGGCCCAGTTTACGCCTATTTCTGGGGGTAAGACGATTAATATGATTGATGAAATCGCATATCGATTACGTGAATCGTTAGATTATTTAGTGGTTCGTGAATCAGATTGCTTACCTGAACATTGCGCAGTGCGTGTGGTGGGCTATCGTCACGGTAAGCTTAAAAATGAAGTGATCACACGTGTTGGCGATCATATTTCTTACCAATCTGCGGATGGAAAAAATGAACCGGAATTATTATCAGTTGCTCATTCTAACCCTTATAAAGCGGCATTAACCAATGAACAAGTGAAACGTAAACAAGTATTGATGCAAACTTGTATGGCGCAGAAAGGTTGTATTCGTTCGCAATGGCGTGAATTAACCGCCATGAGTGCTAGGCCGGATTCGGTGATGCAATTAATCCATTTATATGAGGATGATCGAGCCGGGACGGTGAATTTATTTCCTAAAGATGGGTTTGGATATAATACGTTGGTTCCGGGGCGTCATGCCGGTGAAACGTATTTAGAAAAAGATGCTTTTATTGGGTTTTGGAAAGAGGGTATGCAACCTAAAGTCCGTCTTGGCGCGGTGGATAATGGCTCATTGGCGCCTACTTTATTTGAATATTTGACGGGTAAGCCAGTTGAAGTTGGAGTGGATGGTTGGGGATATCCATCGGTATTAAAGTCTCTTCAACAGTAA
- the proX gene encoding glycine betaine/L-proline ABC transporter substrate-binding protein ProX — protein sequence MKKIAKTLSMAMLATSSISLSAFASDLPGEGITVQPVQSTIAEETFQTLLVNKAMEKLGYTVKPTKEVDYNVAFTSIANGDATYLAVNWDPQQKDKYEMGGGDDKFYRKGVYVNNAAQGYLIDKKTADQYHITNLGQLKDPKLAKLFDSDGDGKADLTGGEPGWTTESIINHQIDAYGLKDTVTQRQGSYSALIADTISRYKSGQPVLYYTWTPYWVSSVLVPGKDVVWLQVPFSAMPEGLQQDTALPNGKNYGFQVNTMRIVANKAFAKANPAAAKLFSIMKLNIGDISQQNMMMRKGQNKPADIEAHANAWIKAHQNQFDSWIEQAKKAAEK from the coding sequence ATGAAAAAGATAGCGAAAACCCTTTCAATGGCTATGCTGGCGACAAGTAGTATTTCATTGTCTGCTTTTGCAAGCGATCTACCGGGCGAAGGGATCACCGTACAACCGGTACAATCAACCATCGCAGAAGAAACCTTTCAAACATTGCTCGTAAATAAAGCCATGGAAAAGCTGGGCTACACCGTCAAACCCACCAAAGAGGTCGACTACAACGTCGCTTTCACCTCGATAGCCAATGGTGATGCCACCTACCTAGCGGTTAACTGGGACCCACAACAAAAAGACAAATACGAAATGGGTGGTGGCGATGACAAGTTCTATCGTAAAGGAGTCTACGTCAACAACGCGGCGCAAGGTTATCTGATCGATAAAAAAACCGCCGATCAATACCACATCACCAACCTTGGGCAGCTAAAAGATCCAAAACTCGCCAAACTGTTTGATTCTGATGGCGATGGCAAAGCCGATTTAACCGGTGGTGAACCGGGCTGGACAACGGAATCCATCATCAACCACCAAATTGATGCCTACGGTTTAAAAGATACCGTAACGCAACGTCAAGGCAGCTACTCCGCCTTAATTGCCGACACCATTTCACGCTATAAAAGCGGTCAGCCGGTGTTGTACTACACTTGGACACCATACTGGGTCAGCAGCGTATTAGTGCCAGGCAAAGATGTGGTTTGGCTACAAGTGCCTTTCTCCGCCATGCCTGAAGGACTACAGCAAGATACCGCGCTACCGAATGGTAAAAACTATGGCTTCCAAGTTAATACCATGCGTATCGTCGCCAATAAAGCGTTCGCCAAAGCCAATCCAGCGGCAGCCAAACTGTTTTCTATCATGAAACTCAACATCGGCGATATTAGCCAACAGAATATGATGATGAGAAAAGGGCAAAATAAACCCGCTGACATTGAAGCCCATGCCAACGCTTGGATTAAGGCGCATCAAAACCAATTTGATTCATGGATTGAGCAAGCGAAAAAAGCAGCAGAAAAATAA
- the proX gene encoding glycine betaine/L-proline ABC transporter substrate-binding protein ProX gives MKTLLTTTLLASATSFAVNAETLPGEGVSVQPIQSTVAEETFQTLVVDKALEKLGYDVKPIKEVDYNVGYTSIANGDATFLAVNWAPLHDNKYKQAGGDDKFYRQGTYVTGAAQGYLIDKKTADKYGITNIGQLKDPKLAKLFDSNGNGKADLTGCNPGWGCEAVVAHQLKDFGLEATVDNNQGNYAAIIADTISRYKNGDPVLYYTWTPYWVSGVLVPGKDVVWLEVPHSSLPGDRSDIDTTLPNGKNYGFQMNAMHIIANKKFAEENPAAAKLFAIMKMNINDISAENLMMQKGQNKPADIESHANAWIKAHQNKFDAWVAEAKAAAQ, from the coding sequence ATGAAAACTTTACTTACGACGACCTTACTGGCCTCTGCGACTTCGTTTGCAGTGAATGCCGAAACGCTACCCGGAGAAGGCGTTAGCGTTCAGCCAATCCAATCCACGGTTGCGGAAGAAACCTTTCAAACCTTAGTGGTGGATAAGGCACTGGAAAAGCTGGGTTACGATGTTAAACCGATTAAAGAAGTCGATTACAACGTCGGTTACACCTCGATCGCCAATGGTGATGCGACCTTCTTAGCGGTTAACTGGGCTCCACTGCACGACAACAAATACAAGCAAGCTGGCGGCGATGATAAATTTTATCGCCAAGGCACTTATGTTACCGGTGCGGCTCAAGGTTACTTAATTGATAAAAAGACCGCCGATAAATACGGCATCACCAATATTGGTCAATTAAAAGATCCTAAACTGGCCAAGCTATTTGATAGCAACGGTAACGGTAAAGCCGATTTAACCGGTTGTAACCCAGGTTGGGGTTGTGAAGCCGTGGTCGCCCATCAGTTAAAAGACTTTGGCTTAGAAGCGACCGTAGATAACAACCAAGGTAACTACGCTGCGATTATCGCCGATACCATTTCTCGCTATAAAAATGGCGATCCAGTGCTTTACTACACTTGGACGCCATACTGGGTAAGTGGTGTATTGGTTCCCGGCAAAGACGTTGTATGGTTAGAAGTGCCGCACTCTTCACTACCAGGTGATCGTAGCGATATCGATACCACATTACCGAATGGTAAAAACTATGGCTTCCAGATGAATGCCATGCACATTATTGCCAACAAAAAATTTGCGGAAGAAAACCCAGCTGCGGCTAAATTATTTGCCATCATGAAGATGAATATTAACGACATCAGTGCCGAAAACTTAATGATGCAAAAAGGTCAAAACAAACCTGCAGATATTGAATCTCACGCCAACGCTTGGATTAAAGCACACCAAAATAAGTTTGATGCTTGGGTAGCCGAAGCTAAAGCTGCCGCTCAATAA